From Dendropsophus ebraccatus isolate aDenEbr1 chromosome 10, aDenEbr1.pat, whole genome shotgun sequence:
ACACAGTTACATCACAACTGCATGACCCATGCGAGGAGGATTTGTTAAATCTTAAGAAATATCCTGTGGATGAAGAGAAATACTACACGACCAATCGTAGCCTATATACACAGATAAAGGGAAATGACTGCCAGATACAAAATAACCTAAAGGATAATAATATGTCTGCCTCTAACATTATTGCAGATAAGAGCAGTGCCTTAACTCTGCCTGTCGAATTGATTGAGGATAACACTGCTGAATTGGCTGAGGATAACACTGATACATCTATAGAATCCCAGGAATCCATTGATTTATGTAACAATATACATTACCAAGAATGTAGTAAAACAATGAGTCCTACAAACCAACATGACAAGCACTTGCAAACTAGTGAATATGATGGTGAGACTGGTACTCCTAAAACGGAGTCTGATATAGGGCACCTCAATACGTCGACAAACAAtaccattttagaaagtgcaaaGACTGTGAAAATTCGTTCCATGGATTTTCAGGTCAAAAACACTGTGTTAGGTTTATCAAAACCCGATACTACCAGAAACGGCAGGCGGAAAACTGTGCCCCAAATGCCAAAAAGCAGAAAACTGGGATCGCTTTATGAAACTGAGATGGTTTTGCATAAACTGGACTTTGTTGAAGAGGAGAGTCTTTCTGAACAAGAAGAAAGCAGCGAAGATGATAACCTGGACAATTCTCTTACTTTTTCAAGAGATCGTCTTGACCACAGGAAGGAGAGACATCAATATGTTTCAGATCAATTGGACCCTGATGTTTTACACCTGCTGGAAATGCATCTACGTAAACAGCAACTTGTTGAAATtaaggaagagagagaagaagaatTGTTGGATGTGCACATTAATAAGGAAAAGTCACGCTCCGAAACCTTTAAACTGTTAAGGAATATATCTCCGGTTTTGGATATGGTTCTTGAGGAGCCTGAGCTGGAACATTCAGGAgacacaggagaaggagaagatgtTAGCAAAACCCCATCAGATATAGATTCTGACGAAAGCAGTAATTCCTGTGCCGTGGAATTGGGACTTATGGAATCTCTGCAACATGATTTGATgagtaaaagtagtaaaatagacAAGCATGAGATCGCTACAATACTCCAGGCGCCAACCTCTGATATTTTAACAAGAGAGAACAAAGGCAAACATAAGGCGGCTGTGTGTGATAACAATAACGGTAAAATTAGATATGAAACCATTAAAAATGAAGAACCAAAAACACTCAAAGATGGAACAGGATACACGAGTAATTTACAAACAGATGAACTGCAAAAGCCTATTGGTGAAAATGTCACATCTGACTTAATTTCCGAATCCACTCCAGTGGAAAATGGACATGATGTGGAAGTGGCATCAGAAGGCGATCCTGGTGATTCGTGGAAAGAGTCTGTGGCACATAAAGATACAGAAACTGAAAACGATGGTATGGGAGAACCGGACCATGCGTGCCAGTGCACAACTAGCAGAGCTGAAAATAAAGACCTTAACTTGGATGTAAACAATGAAGAAGTATCGGATACAGAGGCCTGTGTTACAGATACAGGGATAGCAGTACCCGAAAGTAATGGGGATGCATTTACTGAAACAGAATCGGAGTGTGTGAAAACTAAAGATGCCTCAAATGAACAGTGCCCTACTTTAGATGGAAACCCCAAACCCCATGACATCACTGTACCCAGTTTGGATGATAATGTGTCATTGCCCACAATATCCAAAATCACTGATAGCCATTTTCCAAATCAGACTGATAATTTTATAACTGGAGAAGTTTTTACTGAACAACATGATGATATTGACAACGCCAttgggggagaaagcacagaccAAACAGATCTCAAAGAAGAATTAAAGGTTAGATGTAATGTACAGTTACTGTGACCTGTAGGGTTGTCTGGTTTAGCAAATCTGATCTGAAATACCCCTTTCTTTTTCAATGTAGGGGAGAACCCTTATTCAAAAGTTCCATCATGCACATGGTGCACagagattacaaaaaaaaacgtcttgtccatacatacatatattatatggaTAGTCCAGTTTTTCCAGTAGGCATGTAATGTATCAtgtctcctgtggtggtgctgtagtgAAATGAAACACCTTAATGTGGGGTTACCCTGGAAAACAACAGATGAATAATAGGGAATTCACAAGCAGAAGGCCTGATGAAATAGGTCTTCAGAAGTCTTCACAGTCAGTCTTTATTGTCCCAGTAAATCTACACACTATGCCTTTCCAaggttagggcccattcacactgagcaaaacaggctgAAATTCCAAGCGGACTCTGCTCAGAATCCtgtctgcctcactgtctcaatgtgatgccTCTGCACCTCCGCTCCGCTCTGCTCAAAGAGTTGGGAATCCAAGCGGAGTCTACTTCACGAGTTCAActcggaatttccacctgtttttctcgtgtgaacgggccctaatgcAGCAACCATATTCTGTGTACAGTAATCCTGCAGCCTTATATAGTTTCATACTTCCTTCTATTTGTGCTCTACTTTGTGTAAACATAGAAAGAAAGCTAGGTCAGTAGTAAAGGGTAGATTGAAGAGACTATGACTGCAGGCTCTGACTACACTGAGTGTGTTTTGTTGTCTGTTGCCATGGAGATGCATAGTAGCTGTAGAAACAAAATTGTAAGAAATGTTTAATGAACACTTGATGCAAAGTTGTTTCATACTTTTAAATTTTGACTTATTGggacaaaaaaagtttttttttctgtctgaaaAAAGTAGCAGTACATTCCAAGTATTCCAATGGCATACAACCAGAGAGGAGCCCACATTATGATACTGGACTCTGCCATGCAATTGCTACGCTTTGAACTGTGCAATACATTTTTCCTGCTAAAGTGAATCGACAGAGCGGTCCAAAAGTGTGGAGGCCCCTGTATAAATGGGAAAGGATGCATGTGacatgtgtatctgtatatgagGATTTGATGAAGAATCCAAATCATTGCTTACATGTGACGTACCCGTAATTATTGGTTCAAAACAATAGGGAGCACATCAAGCATATCCTGTAGTGGGTACCTCTTATTTCTATTTAAATTTTCAGGCAGATACCTATGTCACATGTAGTCCTTCCTATGTGAAAATATAGACTTCCAAGATGGCAGCTTTCAAAGTGGGCACAGCTCCTTGCAGATTTGTCCCCTCCTTAGGAACATGCCACACATAGCATGGGCACTTCCTGTAACCATCTACTCTGGCTTCTCTATACTCTCGACTACgctgtattgcagctcagtaatGTTCTCACAAACCAAAGCTTACTGCCgattcactcatccctacctACTAGAATTTTAGGCCTAGAATAAAACTAGCTTTCAAATAATGCCATATACCAGGTGCAGTGTTTGAGGAGCAGGGCTTTTTTGCAGTCAGGGTGCTATCTGGATCTGTGTAATGCTAATCTCCTGCCCGTTCTTCAGAGTCAATCAGGCGATGCCCAATGAGTTCCCTGCATGACTCAATTTCCCATCAACAGGACTCGCGTGCAGAACTTTCTggatgtccttttttttcttggCAACTGTACCGCACCTGATCTGATGGACTAGCTGGAGATTAGCACTACATTCCCTCATTGCTGTTAACACGTGTCCAAAACCATGCCCCTAGGCATCTACCTATTGTTGTGTAGTATTGCAGAACATCCAGGCTATTGGTGAATGAATGGGAGCGGTTCATGGCCGTGGTTTCGGCCGTAGTGTAAGAACGTGGCCTAAATGTGTTACTGCAATGAGGATGACATCTGAAAGAAATGTCACAGCATCGTACCGTCAGCTCTCCCCTCTATGCATCGAATCAAAACTCTTATTACTTCTATAATGTTTACCGTCATTTGGATCCTGGGGATTTCTGTGATTACAGTCTGTGCGTCATCTCTGTTTCTGGTTATGTTGTTTCCACGGGTCAACCAGTAAGAACAGCAGAATTCTCTAAGTGTATCTGACTTGAACTCCCCCCCTGACTGACCTTACCTGCACATTCATCATCAGTTCATGGAATGTGAAGGAGTATGGGAAGAAATGACCAACTATCCCCCTGGCCCCCCAACCCACCACCCCACCTTGAGCTGGTTAGTGCTGTTTTACCCACAGAGCTTATAGTAGTTCATGATCCCAGCACATTGTGTTTCATAAAAGCACGTTAAAGGGGgaactttttatgtttttcatcTTTCATACTAGGAAGTTGCAATACTTGATGCCATCCAAAAGAGATTATGTACGTTGCATTCAAATTCTATGTTTATGAGTAGAAACCTCCTACCACAATGATAAAAGTATTACCATGAGCACTGCTGCTCTAGTCACTCGGGGGGGACAAGTGACCCCTATTCTTGAAATCTGTTGCTGTTCCAGCATTCAGACCCCCACTGCTCAGATACTTATGACTTTTTCTGTGCATAGGGGGGATGCAGTTAAatctctggataacccccttaacacAACCTGTTTCTAGGACAGTGTCCATCCTTAGGCGCCGTCAGGCTTGTATTTATAGGCAGCAGAGTTTGAGATGATGTTATGCTGTTACCCTGCAATGGGCTATATTGTACCTCAAACACACAGATGCTCTGTTGCATTTATATTCGGGAGGTGTTATAGAATATATAATGCACAGAGCCACAATACAGTGACACCCAGAGTTCCTGGGGGTCTGTAATACAGTCATGGAGTGCCAGTATACAGAGCCCATACACGTTGTAGTGCTAAGCTCTTGAACCCTTTTTACCAGTATAGATTTATGTCATATGTTTATCCAAAGCAAGTTGTTCAGGCTTGTGATACTATATTCTTTTGTAAAACACTTAGGGCAGGTTTGCATTTATTTGGCGATCGAGCGGTGTGTGCCTCCGGCGCAGTAGCAAAGTGCTGGAGGGAAACGGATCTTTGAACTAATCCCAATTCAATTGTGCCACTGGATGGCCCCTATGGCAGAACTTGCAGCCTACTGCCTAATATGTGAGCGTCAGTGTCAGTGTGGCTCTTCATTGATGCCAATGGGTGATTAGAGAGCGGTTGGGGCCAAAACCTTTTAAACATTTTTCTCATATACTTACTTTGTGTCTTGCCCCTGATGAATCTACTTGTACAGTAGAGGAACTTGTTGCGAGGGTACTGTAGAGTCTGAACAAAGGGGTATATCTGGGTGAGGGTTGCACTTTTGAGGGTGAGTGTCCCGCTGTTCCCTGTGCGAGCAGCTTTAGTTTCACACTAAGGGGTTAGTAGGGATATATAGATTCCCAAAACCTGTATTACAAGGCTTGGCAACCAACCTGTGACCTTAGCATTTCGGTGTAATTGAGTAATATAGAGTGGAGAGCTGTCCACCCCTGCTGTTTGTGGTCTGGTGTTGGTATCTCGGACATCATTTGTGGTGGTTGtcattgggggggtgggggttgttaTTGTTTTATTAAACACAAGTCATGCCTTAAATTGTACATCCCCATCTGTGCGTCTAATCTGACGTGTGAGCATATCTttttaacttttgacatataaTAGTGTGCTGAAAGACCTCATTCACATGTGCAGACTGATGTCCGTGGCCACAGCTACAAAAAGCACTATGGATGGGCGTCTGTAGTTATCCGCAATGCATGGACTTATCCATAGATGAATGGTGATCTGTGTTGCAAttttgtggatgtgtgaatgaggcctaatttTACACACAAATTGCCTATAGTGTGTGAAGGGGTCTGTGCAGCCGGGGACAGGTTGCGGGTACACATATGTAGTCCTGTCCACGTTACGGAGAGGGTTATGGATGTTTGAATCAGGCCTAAGTCTGTATGATAAAGCTTGCCAGTCTAGACAATTTTCAATCTTTTTAATGTATATTTCAGATTTTCTGTGGTTTTATTGTAGACGATTTTTTACATACTTCatacctgcggccctccagctgttgcagaactataattcctatcatggctggacagccaaagctttagttagggccgtccaggcatgatgggaattgtatgtGGTATTTATTATGTCTCTAACCTTTCCTGTCTTCCGGGTGCAGCCCAAGACATCTTGTCACAAGTCTCATAATCAGAGCCTTGTCTGACAAGCTAGCCCCCCGATGAAGTGTGCATCGTATCTGCGCTGAACCTTTCCCCACTGTTACGTGACGTCCACCTCTGTGCCCACTTTCCCCTGATACAATTATGGTTCTCCCTACTGAAAGAGAGATTTATGTCTATATCAATATCTATAGTGACATTAAGAGGATAATCATtgataacatttttttcttttcttttttttttccccaatggcAAATGTGCAGCAGTCTGTGACTAAAGGAAACTCATCTGAGCCATCGCTGTGTTCACCCGCTGAAATGTCTACACTACGTACAGAGCTAGAAGAGAAGATCTTGTCTTTACTACAAAAAGCACATGCTGCCGACTGCAGATCCTCACACCTGCAAGGTATGTTGAGAGGTTTagaggtttagaaaaacatggccgctttcttccagaaacagcaccactcttgtccttattttgggtgtggttttgcagctcctttccattgaaagtgaatggagatgaattgcAATACCTCCCAAAATGTTGAAACATGTCTTTCTTGTAATTGCTAGATAGATCTGGGAGAAGAGTGCAGCTTAGTGCTTCACTCTATGGATGGTTCTTTCCCTGCCTTGTTGCAGGAGTAGGGTTCTCTAGTACATTTATGGAACCCAGAGCAACAAGTCCTGTATCTATCAAGCGATTGGtggggatctgaacactcagacccccaaATGATCAAAACTTACTTTCTGAGATTGTATATAGGATTAGAAAGAACTTCATGTCTTTAATTTGTTAGGTCAGCTTGTACTGCTTAAGCATGATGTGCTCTTGGCTTATAGTAACATCATGGTGTAGGCATGCTCATAATTCCAAGAATGTCCACATTTCAGTGGTTTAGAGACCTAGGGAAAGTATGTGAGACATGTCTGTATAGAATCTAGATGGAGAAATAGGATAGACATGGaaagatggataggagatagatatgagatagataggtgCATGGATGGATAGGGAGCGATAGATGAGAGACGGACGACAGAGACggacgggagagagagagatggacaGATAGGTAAGAGAGAGGGACGGATGGGCGTGAGAGAGAGGGGCAggcgcgagagagagagagggacagaCGGACAGGCGAGAGAGATGAGAGCAGCACTACTTCAGATAGTTAATGGTGCCAGCAGGTGAGACCTTTGACTCAGGTCTACAATTATACACAAATGGATGAACCAGTAGTTCAtgaaccactgattggctgggcgggagagcaggacgccgggaccccgtgcggcaaggagagaggtaatgtatatacagacagaggggaagccgaaggggttaatgggggcggctgcattacatactcgcagcggtcttttaGATGTATGTATTGACAtacacctgccaggaccttgacttgtagcagatctcgctgcaaaactcgcaagatttcagctgcgagtcggtacgtgtgaacgtaccctaagggtagcttcacatgttcCAGATCCAcagctgtgagtttgcagcgaaattcgctgcggatcctggtagtgtgaagttcaatggggttacatacccacggtggaattttcattccactgtgagtatgtaaccaggcccctttaaccccccccccccccccgccacctgcagcatacattaccttctcTGCTCCGTGGCTGCATGTGAGGATTCTGGCTCCTGTCGgacccatcagccaatcactgctgccttgcactgattggctgattgcgaCCAacaggagtcgggagcctcacatgcagctgtggcgctgagcaggtaaagtatgctgcgggcggcggggggttaaaggggacgggttacatattcacagcggaatgaaaatgtaACCCCATTGGACTTCACACTACCAGggttcgcagcggattttgctgcaaactcgcagtgaaatccgctgcggattcagtacgtgtgaaggcccccgcggaggtgagtggacgtagtttccctcagccacctcctccccggccagatcccaaaatagcccccccaccggagtacccctttaaattctacaAGAACAGAGTGCTACTAGTTTATCCATCTATAGATAGAGAGAGCGAGATCCATGCAAAACGTAACTTCTTCATTTCATGTCTCAGGAACCAATACTTAGTCCACACTTtaggatagataggtaggtagatacatAGGTAGATGGATAGTAGATAGAACTGTGTGGGCCCACataattaatataaaaaaaaaaaagttctccatAGAAatatgtgagagagagagagcgagccttgtgtatggtgataatatgacTCTAGCAGCAGATAAGCGATGTCTTTGCTGGTGAACCTGTGAGTCTTGGCTGTGTATACGGAATGCTGGGATGACTGCAGGTCTTTAGTCAGACCTCTTACTATAAACACATGCACTCAGCCTCCCTCCCCGCCGCGGGTGCGAGGTTAACATATCCTTTTCAGCACGCTTCCTTATGAGGAGAAGAATTCCATTACAATGCCTTACTCAGAATAATCCTCCAGAAATCCCTGTGCAGGATGACCCAGTAAGGATTGAGGAACAAGGCTGCCGTAATTTGTAAAAatcaccttcctctccctcctgcTCCTTTTGATATTGTCATGGTTACTTTGTTACACGGTTTGTTACATTTCTCACTCTTTTAGACTCTTTACTCACTTCTCTGGAACTTAGGACATTTTGGATAAAATATGATATTTTTGTAGTTAAATGTGTTATTTAAACCAGTAGGAATAAGAACACATCCACATGAGTGTAAGAGACGTCTTGTTCGTAGAAGTGACTCAGCCATTGTACAGTGTTTATTGTACTATATTAACTCTTTATTATTTTGTGCTTTCACCAAACCAGAAGACTTGTGTTAGAGTTTCCTCATATTGTACATAGGAAATAACCATTAGTCGCCCATTAGTTCCCCTTCAGCTTCTCCACTTTGGTGGTCCAGACCGATCCCCCCCAGCAATGATGTCATGTATAACGTGGCATTGGAGCAACCAGGGAACAAACAGAGGAGTAATGGTTATTTTTTCTAGTTTATTATTATAAGACAATCCCTTTAGGGTGGATTAAGGTGACACTGACTCTATTAATCACATATCTTCAAAGTCAAAGACCATGAAATCCACATACAGATGTGTCGGGTGATTGCCGAGTCTGACAACATTGTGTGAAGGttgattatttttatatatatatatatatatatatatatatatatatatatttacagttgtgccttggattaagagcataatttgttccaggaaaatgcttgtaatccaaatccactcttaaaccaaattctcccataagaaatcattgaaatgcagacaattggttccatttttaaattttaattagcatgtaaaacaaatgaaacaaacatttagaaacagctgagtatgtgatattatacagtaagtcactgtacagtatagcaaatcagcatgtggtgtataatgtatagtatgtgcataaacctgaaaaaactgcagcagatATAGGATGAaactgtagatccccataatgcagtagtgtagtacaacaggctaaaatagagaagcagggctgctgtcagaggtctgtgtggtcacatgacagcaatggagtaggggtggggggtgttcagcatagaccaatcaggatatgagaatcacagagctgtgtaggagggcagggacagaaacttctctatacagcagtgtgaatggcggaGTGTGAGTGCAtccacattatagtagcagtgtgtatagctgagcgtgagtgcaggcagattatagcagcagtgtgtatagctgagcgtgagtgcaggcacattacagccgtagtgtgtattgctgagtgtaagttcaggcacattatagcaggaatagagaggatgggaaacacaaagggctgacagagactgcagggagcatgaaggaaagagcaaggcatatgtgggcacagtatagcagtgctCTCTATGGTccggtcccctgatgcaagccccagcctaaagtgaatctgccatgattttgaaggtgaaggagacttcctgtgtcagagtacagtgctgtagaccccactatgcagaccatgcccctccaccattccccctcccacccagtacagggagctcttaaccaaagcaatgctcttataccaagttacaATCTTAAAACTcagagctcttcttgcaaagcgctgtcaatccaagttactcttgaaccaaggtaccaatatatatatctcaaaagaTAAAGTAGTGGCATTCACCAGTGTGGATTAGTTCAACAGACGTGTCAATGTCCACGCGTCACTGAAATAAATTAACTTGCAAACTAATCcacactggtgagtgccactactttatcttttgaatatattgtaatccgtatggACATTTGCACCTAGTGAGCACTCCAGTATTTATCATTCATATGGGATATCCACGTCTCTGTCCATGACTACACCTGTAGTGCAGATTGTCTCTGGTTCTGTTGAAattcatatttatatattttatttttttacttgctACTAATGTCTCTTTTTCCTTTGTTAGCTGGAGCCGAGCTTCTCTGGAAAGAGAGCATAGAGCTGAGAAACGAATGTAAATCTTTATCCAAAGAAGCAGCTGAGCTCTTATCCTTATTCAAGAAGCCGAGTATGGTGCACAGGTATGGACAATATCTGACAGGGAATGTACTCAATTACATATGGATGACTAATATTCTAGTTGACTCTTGTGATATGAAGTGGGTAACGCAGAATGTTATACATATAAATTACTCATTTCCTGGTGTATTTTTCTGTGATCTGATGAAATCATAGAGGAAGGGgagtcaaactcgcggccctccagctgttgcaaaactacaattcccatcatgcctggatagccaaagctttagctttggctgtccagtcatgatgggaattgtagttttgcaacagctggagggctgcaagtttgacacctgtgttgtgCTACTGTCACTTGGACATCGACTCTCATACAATTGTCAGGTAGCAAAGCAATCATAGGAAACACAATGAATTCTTAGATTGACGGAAACATTTCCATTGGGATGAAGAAATCCGATACGATTCTATAATCGCTGTAGCCAACATTTAGCTGTCCAGATCGTCAGGGGTTAAATATCCGCAGCCTTCCAGCTCTGTGGTCTGGGGTTGCAATCCCACCAGGATAACATCTGCATGGGATTTGTGTGTTTGCTGGTTTAGGGACATTTTGGCAACTATATGGTTTATCTATAGCTCTTGCTTTCTATGGTTTACCACCAATATTTAACCATGTAATAGAAATTTAAAGAGGGGGGAGAAACAAATGGCCCCAATTTAAACCAAACCATATCGCTTATGGCATTGTTGAATGAGAACACATTAAAAGAGGTAGTTGTACTCTGAATCCTCTCTTGCTGTAAATGTTTACGTAGATGCCATTTGTTTTATTTGGAGCGGTGAATGAAGCACAGATGTATCTCCGGCAGGGCCCCTTAGCCTATAAGCTAGCACGCTTCCCAAAGCTCTTGCTTCTACTATCTATAATGGCAGCAATTAcagtatctaaaaaaaaaactttttttggattGCATGTAATTTTCCATTGGGATGCATTTGCTTTTAATGATCCATTTGTTTACTGAACAGGCAACAGAGGAGACAGATCCCACACCGGACAAACGCTGTAGGAAGTCTCTCACGTACTACTGACACTACACCAAGCAGCAAGGAAACACTAAATTTCGGTAGTAAAAATGACTCCAGAAACATTAACAAGGTACGCTGTATGGTCTTTTGTTTCCCTGCAGTATTTAGCGCTTTATATAATGCAAGGCTGATGCACTCAGTGTATCACTACCCTGTACAGCCGCCACAGCAGCTACAGACACCTGTGtaaaacttttttggggggagatggctctatagacttataatgtGGCATCTCCTGTAATGAGTTGGGTCCCTATTACACTGctcaataatcggccaaatcaggtcTATTCGGCCGActatcacttcatgta
This genomic window contains:
- the LOC138802511 gene encoding uncharacterized protein, whose product is MDTVTSQLHDPCEEDLLNLKKYPVDEEKYYTTNRSLYTQIKGNDCQIQNNLKDNNMSASNIIADKSSALTLPVELIEDNTAELAEDNTDTSIESQESIDLCNNIHYQECSKTMSPTNQHDKHLQTSEYDGETGTPKTESDIGHLNTSTNNTILESAKTVKIRSMDFQVKNTVLGLSKPDTTRNGRRKTVPQMPKSRKLGSLYETEMVLHKLDFVEEESLSEQEESSEDDNLDNSLTFSRDRLDHRKERHQYVSDQLDPDVLHLLEMHLRKQQLVEIKEEREEELLDVHINKEKSRSETFKLLRNISPVLDMVLEEPELEHSGDTGEGEDVSKTPSDIDSDESSNSCAVELGLMESLQHDLMSKSSKIDKHEIATILQAPTSDILTRENKGKHKAAVCDNNNGKIRYETIKNEEPKTLKDGTGYTSNLQTDELQKPIGENVTSDLISESTPVENGHDVEVASEGDPGDSWKESVAHKDTETENDGMGEPDHACQCTTSRAENKDLNLDVNNEEVSDTEACVTDTGIAVPESNGDAFTETESECVKTKDASNEQCPTLDGNPKPHDITVPSLDDNVSLPTISKITDSHFPNQTDNFITGEVFTEQHDDIDNAIGGESTDQTDLKEELKQSVTKGNSSEPSLCSPAEMSTLRTELEEKILSLLQKAHAADCRSSHLQAGAELLWKESIELRNECKSLSKEAAELLSLFKKPSMVHRQQRRQIPHRTNAVGSLSRTTDTTPSSKETLNFGSKNDSRNINKGEDQLQFLSKKYNFLREEAPEIMRELHILQQDLKSLPSHHSKPMSILYSLLWGGLMTGGALLLAWWSTKQLG